CGTGGCGAACATAAAGCACGCCGCGATGGGGGCCGCCTGCTCCGGCGAGCCGATCCCAAGGTGCGACGACTTGGTCGCGGAGCCGTCCCCACGGTCCGGCAATCCGCCACTCCCAATTCCCGCCGATTTGCCAGTGATTTCCAAGAACTGCGGCATCGGCACCGAGAACGACATCCTGAAAATCCGAGCGGTAGGCCAAATAGGTACCGGCTTGGTAGTGCTCTGGGCGGTTCAGGCCAGCCCGCAGCCCGACCATCGTCGTACGCGTGTACCACGGATCATTGTAGGATGGTCCCCACACCCATGGGCCAATAATAATGTTGAGACGATCGTAATTCATTGTGAAGTTGGTCTCGTCCAATATCGTGTAAAGTGGTGTGAGGCGAATGTGCGGTTGGGATTTCCACACATTATTTGCTGGCTCGGCATCGAGCAGCACGCGATCCGGGTCCAGGACGGCTTGTACCGGAGCGGAAGGGGCCAAAATCTCCACCTGCCAGCGCTTATCTCCCAGGTAATGGACAGTCGCTTGACATTCCGGGAGCTGGATCGGCTCGGTGGTAAAACCGACGGGGATGCGGTGTTGAGAGCCGTCGGCGAAGAGCACCGCGAGGAGCGTGGGTTCGGTGATCTCCCGATTTTGCCGGACGATGATGCGCACGGGCGGATGGGCACTCGTTCGAGGCCGAAAAATCCGCGGTATAGCCGCCGGGTGCTCAACGCCCTCAATCTGCCAGTCGGTCAGTTCCGTGCCGTAGACCCAGCGCTGGAAGAACTCGCCCCAGTCCCGGCCCGTGTATTGTTCCAGCTCCCGCCGCAGGTCCCGCACTTGAAGAATGCGCCAGCGATATTTGAGGGCCAAGTGTCGGATGAAGTCGTGGAAGGCCGGCTCGCCCAGGCGGGCTTCGATCATGCTGAAGACTTTCGAGCCGCGGTCGTAGGCGCCGGTGAATAGGCCGAACAGATTCTCGTAAGCAGGCAAGTTTTGGGCCGCCGGGTGCATCTCGCCATTACGGATGGCATAGTACAGTCCGCTGTAGCGGTAGTTTTCCCGGTGGATATTCGGCAGCCAGCGGAACCCCCGCGGCCATTCCAGCATCGGATTATTCCGGCCATGCTTGTGATCGAGCAAGCGGTGGGTGAAGTGCACCGCCGCCCCCTCATCCATAAATGGTTCTGCGTAACCGTTGGTGCCGATCAGGTTATACCACCACTGGTGGCAGGTCTCGTGAGAAACCAGGTATTCGACGTATCCGCGGGCCAGATGCGGCATGGCGAAAACCCGCTCATCGATCATGATCAGCCCTGCACATTCGTTGCCATTCCAGCCGAAGTAGGACTCCACAATCGTGAACTGGTCATATGGGTAATCCCCAAACCAGCGGGAAAAGATGGGCAGGGCTTCGGCGGCGATACGGAGGATTTCTAAGGCGTAAAATTCGTGCTCCGGGAAGGCATAGCAGCGCAGTTGCACGGTGCGCCCCGATGGGAGGGCCGTTGTGGCGGTGAATTCCCGAAAGCGGCGTGAGCAGAGGATGGCAAAATCCCGGCCGACGAACGGATGGAGGTGGACACGGCGGCGGCCATCGCCGAGCCGCTCGTCCCGCAGCACAGACGCTGGGACGGCCAGGACTTCTTCCTCCGGCAATGTGATCGTGGCGTGAAAGATGCCCGCTTCGTTGAACCACGGTTGATGCCAGGGGACAAACGGCATCGGCTTCCAGCCATCGCTGTCGCAGTAAGCTAGGAGCGGCAGGGCGTTGGTCAAATAGGCCACCCCTTTCCAGTGACCCAAGCGCCCCTGTTTGTTCGGCAGATAATACGAGCAGTGGAGAACGACCGTGACTGACTCGCCCGGTGCGAGGGGGCGGGGGAGGAACACCCGCAGAGCTGTCACATTATCGGCATCGAAGCGGAAAGAGAGAGGTTGATCATAGACGTCCTTGCCCTGTTGCAGGAGCCGCACGGATTGGACGACGCCAAAGCGCCCGCAGCGGTCGATTCCCAGTGATGGTTGCAAGCGGAGCATCTCCAGCGTCTTGGCCAAATGGATATAGTCTCCCTGGGGGACGCGATAGTGCGGATAGAAATTGAATGCCAGATGATCGAGGGGGAAGGGGGTGGTGTTGCTCCACGTCACGTGCAGGGTCAGTTGGGCCGTGTGCTTGTGGGTATCCAGAACGAGATCGAAGCGATAACGGGGGAGATGAGCGGGCAGAGGCGGCGAGGCGGACGCGGGGGCCTTTTCTTCGGCTGACAAGGCCTGTTTTGGGGCCAACAGGCAGGGGTAGAAGGCGGGCGATAGCCAAGCCGCGAAGGAGCCAAGGAAGATAGCCAGCCAGCCCCACCGTTTACCGCAAACATTGCGGGATGACCCGGTGTCCGGCGTCAGCCAACGCATATCTGTTCCCGCAGGAGGCATAGTACCAGGGTCTCGGGGGTTCAGGTCCGAGGCACCGTGTGGTTCCGAGAGTTTTCCCCCGGCGGAGGGCATAGCAAGGGTGCATCGCCAATGCCAGAGCAATTGCGGGAAGCGCTGCTAAGAACAGGGGAGGGACCCGATAGGTCACGCGAGGAAAGGGGGGTAGACGGTTATCCGACGGGCCGGCGGATGGGGAGGATGACGGGGAAAGAGGCACGTTACATTCAGGAAGGCATCGGTGACGGCGGGGACGACGGGGGCAGGTGGCGAGGGGGGAGTTGATCGGGATGGCGGACGCCTTCGGGCAGGATGGCGTCGCGGGGCACCAGGACAGGAATCCCATTACGGATGGGGAAGCGTGCGGCACAGGCGGGGCAGAGGAGGGCGTCCTCCGCGCGCTGAAGAGGGGTTTGGCGGTGGGGGTCGAAAGGACAGCGAAGGTAGGGGAGAATCTGGTCGATCATGGGGCATTTCCCGTGAAGTAGGGAGAATGTTTGCTCTCGGTGGCGGAGGTAGAGGGAGATTTAGGGGGGGAGGTGGGATGTAACAAGGGACGCGTGGAAAGAAAAAAGCCCCTGATGGGTGAGCATCAGGGGCGGGAATATCTTTGCAAGGTGGTGAGGCCCTGTGGGGGTTGGGTGACATGATTTGGAGTGGTCAACATCCTTAGAAAGGAGGTGATCCAACCGCAGGTTCCCCTACGGTTACCTTGTTACGACTTAGTCCCAATCAGGAGTTTCGCCTTCGGCACCGGTGAAGGTGACTTCGGGCGCCCCTCCCTTTCGTGGCTTGACGGGCGGTGTGTACAAGGCTCAGGAACACATTCACCGCGGTGTTGCTGACCCGCGATTACTAGCGATTCCGTCTTCACGGAGGCGAGTTGCAGCCTCCGATCTGAACTGGGGCGTGTTTTTTGCGATTGGCTTCCACTCGCGTGGTTGCTTCGCTTTGTACACGCCATTGTAGCACGTGTGCAGCCCTGGGCATAAAGGCCATGATGACTTGACGTCATCCCCACCTTCCTCCGGTTTGACACCGGCAGTCCCTCCAGAGTGCCCCTTGCGGGTAGCAACTGAAGGTAAGGGTTTCGCTCGTTATGGGACTTAACCCGACATCTCACGACACGAGCTGACGACAGCCATGCAGCACCTGTGCCGGGTTCCGGGCTGGGTACCGTTCGTTCCCGTTTCCGGGTCCTACTTCCCGGCGCTTTCGCACATGTCAAGCCCAGGATAAGGTTCTTCGCGTAGCCTCGAATTAAGCCACATGCTCCACCGCTTGTGTGAGCCCCCGTCAATTCCTTTGAGTTTCAGCCTTGCGGCCATACTCCCCAGGCGGGGTACTTAGCACTTTTGCTACGGCAGTAAGCCCATGTCTAGCCTACTACCTAGTACCCATCGTTTAGGGCTAGGACTACCGGGGTATCTAATCCCGTTTGCTCCCCTAGCTTTCGTGCCTCAGCGTCAGCAGAGGTCCAGCGAGCCGCCTTCGCCACCGGAGTTCCTGTGGATATCAACGCATTTCACCGCTCCACCCACAGTTCCGCTCGCCCCTACCTCCCTCGAGGTCGTCAGTATCTGAGGCAGTTCCACGGTTGAGCCGTGGGATTTCACCCCAGACTGGACAACCCGCCTACGCACCCTTTAAGCCCAGTGATTCCGAACAACGTTCGCACGGTTCGTCTTACCGCGGCTGCTGGCACGAACTTAGCCCGTGCTTCCTCCAGGGGCCGATCAAGCCCTTGTGGGGCTTTTCCTCCCCTCGACAGCGCTTTACAACCCGAAGGCCTTCATCGCGCACGCGGCGTCGCTCGGTCAGGCTTGCGCCCATTGCCGAAGATTCTCGACTGCAGCCACCCGTAGGTGTCTGGCCAGTGTCTCAGTGCCAGTGGCGCGGGTCGTGCTCTCACACCCGCTAGGCATCTTCGCCTTGGTAGGCCATTACCCTACCAACTAGCTAATACCACATGGGCCCCTCCCGAGGCGGCGGACCTTTGCTCTCACGAGTTCATCCGGTATTACCCACCATTTCTGATGGCTATCCCGGACCTCGGGGTAGGTTACCCATGCCTTACTGCCCCTTACGCCGGTTCCCTCCCTTGCGGGAGATTCCCTCGACTTGCATGCCTAATCCACGCCGCCAACGTTCGTTCTGAGCCAGGATCAAACCCTTCAAAAGTTTTTTCGCTCCGCCTTGCAGCGGATCACTTTTGAGAGTTTGGCCGTTGTTCGGCTTGACTCATCCGCTTGGCCTAGTCTGCCCCGGCAACCCTTACGGATTGCAGGCGGCTTCCGAGGGCCGAGGTTTGGGTCACGCCTGAACAATCGGCGATGAACCCAACCTCCTCATTCAGGGCATCTCACCAACTTGTCAAAGATCACACGATGACCTCATTGGTCCCGTCATCGTTCGCGGCCTGCTCGCCGCTTTGGGTGAAGAAATACTAATCATGACCGCGGTGCGTGTCAACTCTCCTGCCCCATTTTTTTCGGCAGCACTGCGTAATCTCTTGAAAAATAAACGTTTGCAGTGTGAAAAAAATTTGGAGGCCGGAGGAACGGACAGCTCTTTTTCCCGCGGGGTAGGCTGACTTGGAGGTCTTTTTCGCCGGATTTTAGCCGGGTACACCTGCCGGATTCGATTTGCCATTATCCAACTTTTTCCCCGGATCAATGAGCAGTGCCCAGCCATCGTAGGAAAGGCCCCAGGACAGGTTGGGCTTGGCTTACGCGCTTCGATGAAGACACGTAGGCAGGCGGTGAGCGACCCCTCGTGGAGGAGGAAAGTCACTTTGGCGGAGTAAGGAAAAAGCTCGTGGGTCCATTTCGGTGTGGAGTGATACAATAAGCCTAATCGCCGGTGGAGAGGATGGCGGTCATGGCGAAACCAGCAGCACTCATTTTGCGCGCTCCTGGAACCAATTGCGATTGCGAGGTTCAGACGGCATTTGAGCTTCTGGGCGTGCGCGCGGATCGGGTCCACCTCAATGCCCTGTGCGAGCAGCCCCGCCTGTTGCGGCGCTACCACATTTTGGTGCTTCCCGGCGGCTTTTCGTATGGGGATGACATCGGTGCGGGGAAAGTCCAGGCTCTGTATTTCCAGCATTACTTGAGCGACGCCTTACGGCAATTCCGGGATGAGGAAAAGCTGATCTTAGGGATTTGCAACGGCTTTCAGGTGTTGCTCAAGGCGGGACTTTTGGTGCCGCCGGATGAGGAAGGCCCCTTGGCGACGCTGACCCTCAACGATTCGGGGCATTACGAGGATCGCTGGGTCCATTTACAGGTGACCTCCCGCAAGTGTCCGTTTTTGGAGGGGATCGAGCGGCTTTATGTCCCTGTTGGTCATGCGGAGGGGAAGTTCCTCTGCCGGCAGGAGTGGATCGCTCGCGGTCTGGAGCAGGCGGGGCAAGTGGTGCTGCGGTATGTGGATGCCGCGGGACAGCGGGGCGGTTACCCGATCAATCCCAACGGTTCCCAGAACGACATTGCCGGACTGTGCGATGCCACGGGCCGAGTGCTGGGAATGATGCCCCATCCAGATCGGCATCTCTTCCCGACTCAGCATCCGCAATGGACGCGGCGCGGGTTGGCAGAAGAGGGGGAAGGATTGAGCATCTTTCGCAACGCCGTCCGGTTCTTCGAGCGGAATTGAAAACGATGAGCACTCCGAACAGCCTGATTCCTCTCTGAAGGGTTTCTACGGAAATCGGGGCGGCTCAGAGGCGGTTGCGGTAGCGGCGCGGCAGCCGACGGGCCGACGAAACGGCTGAACGATCCCCAGGGGGACTGGACCACTCCGAGGACGGCATCGGAAATGGCGGCTCTTCCTCCTCCTTCCACCAGCCCTCCTCGTCCCGTGGTAACTGGTCGAGAGGATTCGGGAGGAAAGGTTCCGCGGAGATCACAAGCCGCGGGGTGAACCACTCCCCTTCCACTTCCTCCTTATCCAGCAGCCGATTGATCGTCATTTCGATTCGTGTCAGCAGCTCGCCTTGTTCCGGGGTGACGAAGGAGATGGCGACCCCATCTCGGCCCAACCGGCCCGTGCGTCCGATGCGGTGGATGTAGTTATCGGCATCTTCCGGCAAGTCGTAGTTGATGACATGGGAAATGCCTTCCACGTCGATGCCGCGGCTCATGACGTCGGTGGCGATGAGGAAGCGAATGTCGCCGCTGCGGAAGGCGGCCATGATCCTTTCCCGCTGGCGTTGAGTCAAATCGCCGTGAATGACGGCAGTCTCCGCAAAGCGGGGCTTGAGCTGGCGGTATAACTCGTCCGCGCCCTGCTTGCGTGCCACAAAAATCAGGCATTGCCGGGGCGATTCCCGCTCCAGCAGATAGCAGAGCAACTCGAACTTTTTCTCGGCATCGACCGTGATGTAGCTCTGGCGGATCGTGGCGACGGTGGATTGCTCCGGCATCAGGTTGACATGCTGGGGATCGGTCATGTAGCGGTGGACCAGGCGGAGTACGGCTTCAGGCACCGTGGCGGACATCAAGAGCGTTTGCCGCTGGCTCGGACAGTGGCGCAAGATACGCTCAATATCCGGGCGGAAGCCGATGTCGAGCATGCGGTCGGCCTCATCGAGCACGACATAACGGACATCCCGGAGTTGCAATGTGCCGCGCCGCAGATGATCGAGAAGGCGTCCGGGCGTTCCGACCACGAGGTCCGTCGAGTGTTTCAGAAGGCGGGTCTGCCGTTCGAGAGGAACGCCGCCGTAGAGGGTGACGACGCGGAAGCGACGACACGGAGCCAGCTTGTGGGCTTCCGCGCTGACTTGCAGGGCCAGTTCCCGCGTGGGGACCATCACCAGGCCAATTGGCCCGCGGAAGCGGTGGGGACGCCAGCGAGTGAGAAAAGGAAGAAGGTAAGCGGCGGTCTTGCCCGTTCCGGTTTGGGATTGGCCAATGACATCCCGGCCGCGCAATGCCAGGGGAATGATCGCCTCTTGTATCGGCGTGGGATGACGGTAGCCGGCATGCTCCAGGGCGTCCAGAACCGCCCGGCTGATACGCAATTCTGCGAAACTACGAGTAGTGACCAGGGGCACAGGTGGCCTGCATTCCCTCTCTTCCCCAGCCGCCCCGCTATCCGGGGTCGAGGAGGGGGAAGAACAACCCTCTTGGCTATCACCGTTCCCCTCACCGTCACCCGCAACGCGATCATCGAAGCCAGAACAGCTTTCCCCCCCTCCGTCGTCGCTCGATCCCTCTACAGTGCCTTCCAAATATGATTGCTCTGACGGTTGGGAATCCTCACCGGCGGCCTGATTAGCCACCCCACCTGAACTCTCTGGCGGACAATGGTCTGAACTCTCACCCGGACAGAGGGGTTGACTCATCGGTGATGCTTCAGTCTGCGTCATGGAGAGGCCAGAATCGCCATTCCTCATGTTGCTGTGTGGGACCTCGCTATTCAGGTGCGCTCCTAGGGGGGGCAAACATCCGTTTCCGGAGCATAGTCGAGGCAAGATTGATCTGGACGTAATAATTGTAAGAATGTCACCGCAGGGTCGTCCAGAGGCAGGCTGCCTCCCGAAAACCGGGTACGCGTTGCACAGGAAGTGTCGCTCCATCAAGCTCTAGCTCAGTCGATGGAGGAATAGGCCCGACGAGGAGCCGGTAGCCGGGAAAGGAAAAGGAGTTCCGGGACACCGCGGCCCGACAGCAAAGTCTTCTCCATGCCGGGGATCGATCCCATCAATTCCAAGAGGACGGCGGGAAAGGTTGGCTCAGGGGAGTTTGATGGGGGGACGTTTAGTATCCGGTTCATCCGCGGGCTGATTTTTTGCCGGGGAGTGAGGGGGCGCCGCCGGAGGAGATTTCCGCAGATGCTGGAGCACCGGCGGATTGGACGCCTCCGTCAGGGGCAGCATGGAATTACCCCCGCGGCCAGACGCAGGGTTTGGGAGGTGGGAAACGATGGCGGTGTGTCGTTCGATGAGGAACCAGCCGAGAGCGAGAAGGGCGATCGCCGAAGCCGCGAGAACATAACGGGGCCGGCGCAGGGTATCGGAAGGTGGACGGGATGATGCAGGGGGGGCAATCTGAGCCTGAAGCGCCGAGGGGGTTGCCGTCGCCTCCGGCGCAGGAGCCGGGGGCCAAACAGCGGGAATTTGAGAACGGAAATAGGCTCGCAGCAGATGATCCAATTCGTCATCTGGGGGAAGGGCCGGGAGAGGAGTATGTGGCTCTGTCATGGCTTTGCGTCCAAAGTTTTCTTACAGGTTAGCTGTTTCCGGTCCAAGCTTGAGTTTTGGAACGTAGTCCGTCCTGTGATGCCAGAGAACCTTCTGCACGGTGCTCGGCAGGCAATCGCTGTGCCAGGAACCGCCCAGGGGTTGGGGTCATAGTTCCGACTCCTGCGGGGCAGCCAGCGGTGTGCCAGTTTGGGGGCGGCGGCATTGCTCTTTCTGTTTGACCAGAGCAGCCAATCGCTGGCGGGCACGAGTCAGGCGCATATGGACAGCCGCAACCGCGATGTTCAAATACTCGGCAATGCGGTGGGTGTCGTAATCCCAAGCATAACGGAGGGTCAGGATTTCGCGGTCTGCGGGGGCGAGTTCCTGGAGCAAGCTCCGAAGCCGGGCAAATTGCTCGGTGTGTTCGAACCGCTCGACCGGTGAAGGCTGGGGGGCGACCACTCCGTTGAGGACCTCCATGCTTTGGGTACCGTGGCGGCGGAAAGCGCTTTTGGCCATATCTTCGGCCAAGTTGCGGGCCACGCGGAGGAGCCACGCCCGCGGGTTTTCGATGGTTTCTCCTGCTTCCCACTGCCGCCACAAGCGCAGGAATGTTTCCTGCATAATGTCTAAGGCCAGGTGGCTATCCATCCAACGGGCATAGGCAATCGCCCAAATCTCCCGGCTATAGGCCGCATAGAGGCGCTCAAACTCCCGCCGTCGGGCGGAGTCCCTAGGGGAATCCGGCAGCGAATGGTGACCACCCATCCCAGCGTTGCGCCCGCCTCATCGAGCGAGGGCCTTGTTGCCTGGCGCCTATATGACGATGAACCTGCTGTCATCCTAACCGATGATGACCAAGTTGTCGCGGTGGACGATTTCGGCATAAGGGAGCTGCCCGAAGCGTTCCCGGATTTGGGTACTGGTCAGGCCGCGGATGCGTTGGGCTTCCGCCGCGGAATAGTTGCTCAGTCCCCGTGCGATTTCCTGCCCCTCTGGCCCGCAGATGGCCACGAGGTCTCCCTTGGTAAAGTTTCCGTCGATCCGGACGACGCCGACAGGTAAAAGGCTTTTCCGCTGCTCCAGCAAGGCGCGTTGGGCCCCGGCGTCGATGTGCAAGGTGCCTTTGGGTCGAACGGTGAATCCGAGCCACCGTTTCCAGGCCGGTAGGTCTTCGCCGTGGGGTAGAAACAGCGTGCCCAGCGGTTCCGCCGCAAAGAGCCGGTCCAGCACGTGATCCCACCGGCCATTGGCAATCACCACCGCTTCCCCCGCCGCCGTGACCAATTGAGCCGCCTTGAGCTTGCTCCGCATGCCGCCCGTGCCGAGGCTGCTGCGCGTCGAAGCTGCCAGAGCGAGAATCCGGGAGTCGATCTTCTCCACCGTGGGTAAGAGGGAAGCATCGGGGTTGAGGCGGGGATCATCGGAATACAGGCCATCCACGTTGGTCAGGAGCACCAAAAGGGGTGCCCGGAGCAGGTTGGTCACCAAGGCGGCCAAGTGGTCGTTATCCCCGAATTTGATCTCCGCGACCGAGACAGTATCGTTCTCGTTGATGATGGGCAGGGCGCCGTACTCGAACAGGGCGTGGATGGTATTGCGGACGTTGAGGTAACGGACGCGGTGCTCGAAATCTCCCGCCGTGAGGAGGATTTGAGCCACAGCCCGCCCGTGGGGCGCAAAGCATTCCTGATACAATTGCATCAGCCGCGATTGTCCCACGGCCGCACAGGCTTGAAGCTGGGGCAATTCCCCCGGCCGCTGCGGCAACCCCAACAGCCCCACCCCAGCGCCAATCGCTCCCGAACTGACCAAGACCACCCGCCGACCGGAGCGGTGTAAACGCTCGATCTGATCAGCCAGGGATTGCATCCGTTCCCGGTCGATCTGCCCACGGCTATCGGCCAGGACGTTTGTACCCACCTTGATGACAACGAGGCGGGCTGGAATTACCCACTGCTCGCGTAATGGATCCGGCATAGGTCGATCCGTCATAGCCATCTCATTTGGGCGGAAGCTGCTGGAGAAGGGTTTATACGGCCAGACGCCGAGAACGCAAATGCCACTTCCCACTTGTCCACCCCTAGGTCAGGCAGAAACCGCCAGGGTTGGGCGTCCTAGGAACACTGGGCTGATCGAGGGAAATGCCTAGCCTGGAAGTCAACGCTGCAGAATCGGCAGGTAGTTGTTGGGCAGTTGCAGGATGATCAAGGCCATGGCCGTGGCATACACCGCGCCATGGTAGGGGTCGAGCCACAGGCCGCCGCTGGTGCGGGCCTTGTGGAGCAACTCCTGACGGATGGCGGGAAACCAGGTGTTCCAATATCGTTCCCGTGCCGTCCACATGGCCAGAGCGGCGTAATAGTGGCCGTACCAGTAATGCTGGGGTGGAATGTCCCGCAGCGATAGGGGCCGGCCCGGCAGGAATTGGAGCAGGTATTTCAACCCGCGCTCGATTTCGCCTCCCTGGTACAGCCCGGCGCTATACAAGCCGACGATGGCAGCCGCTGAGCGCGCAAAGGCCGAATGCCCTTGTCCTTTCCAATAGCTGAAGCCGCCATCGGCGACCTGGCACGCCTTGATATAAGCGACACCGGCATCAATCACGCTTTTGCGGATAAACAGGCCGGCATTTTTGGCGGCTCGAAGGGCCATCATGTGGGCCACAGTCACGGATACGTCGGCAAAAGCAGCCCGCGGTTCGTAGCGCCAGCCCCCCTCCTTGTTCTGAGCGGCGATGGTGAAAGCGACCGCTTTTTCCAAGGCCGCACGCACGGTTTGGTCCTGGCGGGGGGTGGGCATCATGCCGCAGACCTCCGCTAGGAACAGGGTGCCGAAGCCGTGGCTATACATGGGGCTGGGTTGCGTCGCCAGCCGCCCGCTGCCTTGGCTCTCAGGAGTGGTCAGGAAACCGGGATAGGGGCCATCCGCCATCGAGGCGACATATTCGGCCGCCCGCAACACTTCATTGCCGAATCGACCCCGCCCAGGTTGATGCCCCCCCGCCATCAACGCCAGGGCCGCCAGTGAGGTAATACCCACGGCAGAGCCGCTCCGATGATCCACAAAGGAACCCTCGGCATTCTGATTGCGGGCCAGGAACTCCAAACCGCGATCGATCGCCTCTTGCACCTCGGAGGTGATCTCCTGGGCTGCGTCCCGGCGATCCTCTCCCCCCCCAGCGACGCCAGACCGCGGCGGCTGAGCATGGCTGAGCCAAGCGCCTGTACTGCCTGCCAGCGCGCCTGCTGTCACCTTCAGCCACTGCCGCCGACTGATGCCTATCGCGGTTGTCCTTTCGGGTTCAGACACGGCGTCGTCTCCACTTCTCCACGCATGATATACTTAAGCCCTATTCAAGCACGGTGCATCTTCCAATCTTGCCTCGCGTCGTTCACCTTGGATTCACCTTTTCCTGAACCGTGAGGAATCACTTTTTCTGAAGCCGGGAGGAATAATATTGTTCCAGCAGTTTGGTGTATTTCGGGATCAATTCCTGGCGGTAGTATTCGCTTGCCTGCCGGCGTAAGGTGTCCGGTAAATGGCCCCAGACATTGCGAACCCAATCCTGCTCCCAATTCGGAGGTGCGGTGCGGGAGGGAGCAAGGGGTTTTTTCTGGGGGTCAGGGCGGGCGATTCCGCCCGGGGCTTTCGGTTCGGCGTCGATTTTCTGAGCCGCTGGCATGGGGTTTTTGCCTCCGGTCGGTGAGGAGGGGGTGCGGGAGGTCTGCGTGTCAGGCCGTGGGGAAGATGCTCCCTGGCGGGGGCGACGTGTGAAGGAGGGGGGCGTTCCCGGCTGCTCCTGACCGGAGGCGGAAGAACCCTTTCCTCCGGAGCCTGAAGGCGAGGGAGAATTGGACTTGCTCCCCAAGGGCGGAGCGTTGCCTCCTTTGGGCATTGGAGTTGAGGAGGAATTATTTCCCGAAGGATTGTCCTTCCCCATGG
The genomic region above belongs to Thermogemmata fonticola and contains:
- a CDS encoding RNA polymerase sigma factor, producing MGGHHSLPDSPRDSARRREFERLYAAYSREIWAIAYARWMDSHLALDIMQETFLRLWRQWEAGETIENPRAWLLRVARNLAEDMAKSAFRRHGTQSMEVLNGVVAPQPSPVERFEHTEQFARLRSLLQELAPADREILTLRYAWDYDTHRIAEYLNIAVAAVHMRLTRARQRLAALVKQKEQCRRPQTGTPLAAPQESEL
- the proB gene encoding glutamate 5-kinase; amino-acid sequence: MTDRPMPDPLREQWVIPARLVVIKVGTNVLADSRGQIDRERMQSLADQIERLHRSGRRVVLVSSGAIGAGVGLLGLPQRPGELPQLQACAAVGQSRLMQLYQECFAPHGRAVAQILLTAGDFEHRVRYLNVRNTIHALFEYGALPIINENDTVSVAEIKFGDNDHLAALVTNLLRAPLLVLLTNVDGLYSDDPRLNPDASLLPTVEKIDSRILALAASTRSSLGTGGMRSKLKAAQLVTAAGEAVVIANGRWDHVLDRLFAAEPLGTLFLPHGEDLPAWKRWLGFTVRPKGTLHIDAGAQRALLEQRKSLLPVGVVRIDGNFTKGDLVAICGPEGQEIARGLSNYSAAEAQRIRGLTSTQIRERFGQLPYAEIVHRDNLVIIG
- a CDS encoding prenyltransferase/squalene oxidase repeat-containing protein — encoded protein: MSEPERTTAIGISRRQWLKVTAGALAGSTGAWLSHAQPPRSGVAGGGEDRRDAAQEITSEVQEAIDRGLEFLARNQNAEGSFVDHRSGSAVGITSLAALALMAGGHQPGRGRFGNEVLRAAEYVASMADGPYPGFLTTPESQGSGRLATQPSPMYSHGFGTLFLAEVCGMMPTPRQDQTVRAALEKAVAFTIAAQNKEGGWRYEPRAAFADVSVTVAHMMALRAAKNAGLFIRKSVIDAGVAYIKACQVADGGFSYWKGQGHSAFARSAAAIVGLYSAGLYQGGEIERGLKYLLQFLPGRPLSLRDIPPQHYWYGHYYAALAMWTARERYWNTWFPAIRQELLHKARTSGGLWLDPYHGAVYATAMALIILQLPNNYLPILQR
- a CDS encoding M1 family metallopeptidase, translated to MRWLTPDTGSSRNVCGKRWGWLAIFLGSFAAWLSPAFYPCLLAPKQALSAEEKAPASASPPLPAHLPRYRFDLVLDTHKHTAQLTLHVTWSNTTPFPLDHLAFNFYPHYRVPQGDYIHLAKTLEMLRLQPSLGIDRCGRFGVVQSVRLLQQGKDVYDQPLSFRFDADNVTALRVFLPRPLAPGESVTVVLHCSYYLPNKQGRLGHWKGVAYLTNALPLLAYCDSDGWKPMPFVPWHQPWFNEAGIFHATITLPEEEVLAVPASVLRDERLGDGRRRVHLHPFVGRDFAILCSRRFREFTATTALPSGRTVQLRCYAFPEHEFYALEILRIAAEALPIFSRWFGDYPYDQFTIVESYFGWNGNECAGLIMIDERVFAMPHLARGYVEYLVSHETCHQWWYNLIGTNGYAEPFMDEGAAVHFTHRLLDHKHGRNNPMLEWPRGFRWLPNIHRENYRYSGLYYAIRNGEMHPAAQNLPAYENLFGLFTGAYDRGSKVFSMIEARLGEPAFHDFIRHLALKYRWRILQVRDLRRELEQYTGRDWGEFFQRWVYGTELTDWQIEGVEHPAAIPRIFRPRTSAHPPVRIIVRQNREITEPTLLAVLFADGSQHRIPVGFTTEPIQLPECQATVHYLGDKRWQVEILAPSAPVQAVLDPDRVLLDAEPANNVWKSQPHIRLTPLYTILDETNFTMNYDRLNIIIGPWVWGPSYNDPWYTRTTMVGLRAGLNRPEHYQAGTYLAYRSDFQDVVLGADAAVLGNHWQIGGNWEWRIAGPWGRLRDQVVAPWDRLAGAGGPHRGVLYVRHVLLPTSSLYLPPMMYQEVFTTYQDNFLPYSRSSDGIRWNHMILGGYHYRWNMYTPYWDPEGGIWVDLLAGGGSADVQGWRGTTQGRLELAAVRSLGRDDWGPLGHTRFATRLVLLGAFPDEGRFFALGGGTLFRGFDLAERQGSAAWVANVELRLPLVREVEWDILDHIFGGRNLWLATFYDVGAIYVDGRRIGNVAHALGVGLRLDLAVFSFIERALLRLDVAKTLNAATPWQIWFGIQHAF
- a CDS encoding DEAD/DEAH box helicase, whose product is MPLVTTRSFAELRISRAVLDALEHAGYRHPTPIQEAIIPLALRGRDVIGQSQTGTGKTAAYLLPFLTRWRPHRFRGPIGLVMVPTRELALQVSAEAHKLAPCRRFRVVTLYGGVPLERQTRLLKHSTDLVVGTPGRLLDHLRRGTLQLRDVRYVVLDEADRMLDIGFRPDIERILRHCPSQRQTLLMSATVPEAVLRLVHRYMTDPQHVNLMPEQSTVATIRQSYITVDAEKKFELLCYLLERESPRQCLIFVARKQGADELYRQLKPRFAETAVIHGDLTQRQRERIMAAFRSGDIRFLIATDVMSRGIDVEGISHVINYDLPEDADNYIHRIGRTGRLGRDGVAISFVTPEQGELLTRIEMTINRLLDKEEVEGEWFTPRLVISAEPFLPNPLDQLPRDEEGWWKEEEEPPFPMPSSEWSSPPGDRSAVSSARRLPRRYRNRL
- the purQ gene encoding phosphoribosylformylglycinamidine synthase I, with protein sequence MAKPAALILRAPGTNCDCEVQTAFELLGVRADRVHLNALCEQPRLLRRYHILVLPGGFSYGDDIGAGKVQALYFQHYLSDALRQFRDEEKLILGICNGFQVLLKAGLLVPPDEEGPLATLTLNDSGHYEDRWVHLQVTSRKCPFLEGIERLYVPVGHAEGKFLCRQEWIARGLEQAGQVVLRYVDAAGQRGGYPINPNGSQNDIAGLCDATGRVLGMMPHPDRHLFPTQHPQWTRRGLAEEGEGLSIFRNAVRFFERN
- a CDS encoding Trm112 family protein, coding for MIDQILPYLRCPFDPHRQTPLQRAEDALLCPACAARFPIRNGIPVLVPRDAILPEGVRHPDQLPPRHLPPSSPPSPMPS